From Seriola aureovittata isolate HTS-2021-v1 ecotype China chromosome 16, ASM2101889v1, whole genome shotgun sequence, one genomic window encodes:
- the LOC130184053 gene encoding SNF-related serine/threonine-protein kinase-like produces MAGLKRHHDGKIAGLYDLDKTLGRGHFAVVKLARHVFTGEKVAVKVIDKTKLDPVARGHLFQEVRCMKMVQHPNVVRLYEVIDTATKLYLILELGDGGDMYDCIMKHDGGLSEEVAKCYFAQIVHGISYCHRLHVVHRDLKPENVVFFEKQGVVKLTDFGFSNRFQPGKTLNTSCGSLAYSAPEILLGDEYDAPAVDIWSLGVILFMLVCGQPPFQEANDSETLTMIMDCKYTVPPHISHACRDLIGHMLQRDPKKRATLEQIEAHDWLQGVDPSPATKLSTPLVSHRSLSEEEHGSIIQRMVLGGIADRDTITEALESNQYNHITATYFLLAERMLRERQEKEQHSQTRSPSPSKAQFRQSWPTRVDVHQDVSDGLGGPTISHPGGPQSPARSAESLHKGPRPKTALLDLGQRQDSHTPASSQQQPARQNQERGLRPLAKPHSNPIRLSSLASVGPSKPRSPSLFSVEEDEEEDGEEDKCLPPCTFPAQVVLRCKTSSSSMSSANRLTSRMSAPVLNQIHEEDKEEEEDDEEEEEEERELHGLGLPKPSLSLCLNSRTPSPSTLMSSPKTVIAPVATFTPSSETSDDDTESHHIPDTATAGGQGDERKGRKEGRERRGAGQGSPSNCASPGSGSGQGKGTAKAPSGLVESLKLMSLCLSSQFHNLTGGGGGVGGGSGGGVGVDNQDRPMWRMCMGGSTGSLDKVSLLGGPSPRGNLYQQPPLGDVLADPLLEGSCSGTLRLGELDLARENHRNIKNRVLQMPLSDKTLSVNIHRSPKEGLLCTPTPHSCCQVI; encoded by the exons ATGGCGGGGCTCAAACGTCATCACGATGGGAAGATTGCTGGGCTGTATGACCTGGACAAGACTCTGGGCCGTGGGCACTTTGCTGTGGTCAAATTGGCTCGACATGTATTCACTGGGGAAAAG gTTGCGGTAAAGGTGATAGATAAGACTAAGCTGGATCCGGTGGCGCGGGGCCACCTTTTCCAGGAGGTGCGATGCATGAAGATGGTTCAACACCCCAACGTGGTGCGCCTCTACGAGGTCATCGACACGGCCACCAAGCTCTACCTCATCCTGGAGCTGGGAGACGGAGGAGACATGTACGACTGCATCATGAAACACGATGGAGGCCTCAGCGAAGAG GTGGCCAAGTGTTACTTTGCCCAAATTGTCCACGGCATCTCCTACTGTCACCGGCTACACGTGGTGCACAGGGACCTGAAGCCGGAAAACGTGGTGTTCTTTGAGAAGCAGGGCGTCGTCAAGCTCACCGACTTCGGCTTCAGCAACCGGTTTCAGCCCGGGAAAACGCTCAACACTTCTTGTGGTTCGCTGGCCTACTCCGCTCCTGAAATACTGCTGGGAGACGAGTATGACGCCCCTGCCGTGG ATATATGGAGTCTTGGGGTGATCCTGTTCATGCTGGTCTGCGGTCAGCCCCCCTTCCAGGAGGCTAACGACAGCGAGACGCTCACTATGATCATGGACTGTAAATACACAGTGCCTCCACACATCTCCCATGCATGCAGAGA TCTGATAGGCCATATGCTGCAGAGGGACCCCAAGAAACGAGCGACCCTGGAGCAGATCGAGGCCCATGACTGGCTCCAAGGTGTCGACCCTTCCCCGGCCACCAAGCTGTCCACCCCTTTGGTGTCCCATCGCAGCCTGTCGGAGGAGGAGCACGGCTCCATCATTCAACGCATGGTGCTGGGGGGCATCGCAGACCGAGACACCATAACTGA GGCTCTGGAGTCGAATCAGTACAACCACATCACAGCTACCTACTTCCTGCTGGCCGAGAGGATGCTGAGGGAGAGGCAAGAGAAGgagcaacacagccagacacgGTCACCCAGCCCCAGCAAGGCTCAGTtcag GCAGTCCTGGCCCACAAGAGTGGATGTTCACCAGGATGTCAGTGATGGCTTGGGGGGTCCAACTATCTCCCACCCTGGGGGGCCACAGTCCCCAGCCCGTAGTGCTGAGAGCCTGCACAAAGGCCCCAGGCCCAAAACAGCTCTGCTGGACCTCGGCCAGCGGCAGGACAGCCACACCCCAGCATCgagccagcagcagcctgcaCGACAGAACCAAGAGAGGGGGCTCAGGCCTCTTGCAAAGCCCCACTCCAACCCCATCAGGCTGAGCTCTCTGGCCTCCGTGGGCCCGTCTAAACCCCGTAGTCCCAGCCTTTTCAGTgtggaagaggatgaggaagaagacGGGGAGGAAGACAAATGTTTGCCCCCCTGTACTTTCCCTGCTCAGGTGGTGCTTCGTTGCAAAACCTCCTCCTCATCTATGTCTTCTGCTAATCGGCTGACGTCACGTATGAGCGCTCCAGTCCTGAACCAGATCCACgaggaagacaaagaggaggaggaggacgatgaggaggaggaggaggaagagagagagctgcatgGACTTGGTCTGCCCAAACccagcctctccctctgtctgaaCTCTCGAACACCGTCACCATCAACACTCATGTCTTCACCTAAAACTGTAATAGCACCGGTCGCCACTTTCACCCCCAGCTCAGAAACTAGCGATGATGATACAGAAAGTCACCACATACCAGACACAGCGACTGCAGGTGGACAAGGGGatgagagaaaagggaggaaagagggtagagagaggaggggggcagGGCAGGGCAGTCCCTCCAACTGTGCCAGTCCTGGATCAGGTTCAGGCCAAGGCAAAGGCACAGCCAAAGCTCCCAGTGGCCTGGTGGAAAGCCTAAAGCTGATGAGCCTGTGCCTGAGCTCTCAGTTCCACAACCTgacggggggaggggggggtgtcGGTGGTGGCAGTGGTGGAGGTGTTGGGGTAGACAACCAGGACCGTCCCATGTGGAGGATGTGCATGGGCGGCTCCACCGGTAGCCTGGACAAAGTCTCGCTTCTGGGTGGCCCTTCACCCAGGGGGAACCTGTACCAGCAGCCCCCACTGGGAGACGTATTGGCTGATCCGCTGCTGGAAGGCTCGTGCTCGGGCACCCTGAGGCTCGGAGAGCTGGACCTGGCCAGGGAGAACCACAGGAACATAAAGAACCGCGTGCTGCAGATGCCTCTGAGCGACAAGACTCTGTCCGTCAACATCCACCGCAGTCCCAAGGAGGGTCTGCTctgcacccccaccccacacagcTGCTGCCAGGTCATCTAG
- the rpl14 gene encoding 60S ribosomal protein L14, which yields MVFKRFVEIGRVAYISFGPHAGKLVAIVDVIDQNRALVDGPCTGVKRQAMPFKCMQLTDYVIKVPHSARQKFVRRAWEKAQVNEKWEQSSWAKKIEARQKRAKMSDFDRYKVTKAKRMRNKIIKHEVKKLQKEAAKK from the exons ATG GTGTTCAAGCGTTTCGTTGAGATCGGCCGTGTTGCCTACATCTCTTTCGGACCCCATGCTGGCAAGCTGGTGGCCATCGTAGATGTCATCGACCAAAATAGG GCTCTAGTTGATGGTCCCTGCACAGGGGTGAAGAGGCAAGCCATGCCCTTCAAGTGTATGCAGCTCACAGACTATGTCATCAAAGTACCCCACAG TGCCCGCCAGAAGTTTGTGAGGAGAGCCTGGGAGAAGGCCCAAGTCAACGAGAAGTGGGAACAAAGCAGCTGGGCCAAGAAGATCGAGGCAAGACAGAAG AGGGCCAAAATGTCTGACTTTGACCGCTACAAGGTGACGAAGGCCAAGAGGATG aGGAACAAAATCATCAAGCATGAGGTGAAGAAGCTCCAGAAGGAGGCAGCAAAGAAGTGA
- the LOC130183837 gene encoding uncharacterized protein LOC130183837 isoform X3: MENLSSNCCLSAAQRFGESYFPRQNGRRGPAYLSWLLACVSKCKGKRISLENPADATLIIGDLEDTIYRERPDEVNGWGKFYLPKTVTMQVIGVVEGTSYPCDQLVLMTCEDKKLYAYDGEELHLVASSLQQLWTEGIEYPASKSYYHGEAFKHMTKEDWADARKGPVGRRLDEEHHKLVTSKKSSFMENLRIARQRAVVL; the protein is encoded by the exons ATGGAGAACCTTTCATCGAACTGCTGCCT GTCGGCAGCTCAGCGGTTTGGGGAGTCTTATTTCCCACGCCAAAACGGAAGAAGAG GTCCAGCATACCTGTCATGGCTGTTAGCCTGTGTTTCCAAATGTAAAGGCAAGAGAATATCCTTAGAGAATCCAGCAGATGCCACACTCATAATAGGAGACCTGGAGGACACCATCTACAGAGAGAGACCAGATGAGGTGAACGGGTGGGGAAAATTCTACCTTCCCAAGACAGTGACGATGCAGGTTATAGGTGTAGTGGAGGGCACCTCGTATCCGTGTGACCAGCTTGTTCTGATGACCTGCGAGGACAAAAAGCTGTACGCCTACGATGGAGAGGAGCTGCATCTGGTGGCTTCaagcctgcagcagctgtggacGGAGGGAATAGAGTATCCAGCATCCAAGAGCTACTACCACGGGGAGGCCTTCAAACATATG ACAAAGGAGGACTGGGCAGACGCGAGGAAGGGTCCTGTGGGGAGGAGGTTGGACGAGGAGCATCATAAACTGGTGACGTCAAAAAAGTCCTCATTCATGGAGAATCTCAGAATCGCCAGACAACGAGCTGTGGTGCTATGA